A portion of the Deinococcus peraridilitoris DSM 19664 genome contains these proteins:
- a CDS encoding helix-hairpin-helix domain-containing protein, translated as MDKKQVVSVLKGTADVLELLGEDPFRVKAFAAAARSFEALEEPFEDVVERGFRGVRGIGATLGAELREYAVSGQLPSFEAAAALVPPGVLSLFRVRGLGPKKIQALWRSGVSSLEELREACLDGRVAALKGFGAKSQTAILENVEFALRAQGRQHLSTACTVAEQLCRSLSGFSPCVAGSLRRGLESAGDVDLTVTGERDAVRSALDGLVSDLRHAPHPAWQGEVNGVPVEVGYASAETRGALDLMCTGGALRTEVLRHAEQRGFTLDSHGLRREGRLIPTPDEADVFAALEVPFVPPEYREEEHQRYGIDQLPPAEELLRSEDILGLLHTHSTWSDGTASLREMAEEARRVTQGQGYLGTGDHSVSAHYAGGLSIERLREQVREVRELQRAGLPILAGAEVDILEDGSLDYPDEVLADLDYVVASVHSYFQLDAARQTERLVRAVSHPLVTILGHPTGRLLLRRPPYELDLDAVLQAASERGTVVEINANPYRLDLDWREVLRWRGRLQFAINTDAHVLSGLRDSRYGVMVARKAGLRRQDVVNHLSLDAFQAFVKQQRLTRAI; from the coding sequence GTGGATAAAAAGCAGGTGGTGAGCGTACTCAAGGGCACCGCCGACGTGCTGGAGCTGCTGGGCGAAGACCCCTTTCGGGTCAAGGCCTTCGCGGCGGCGGCGCGTTCGTTCGAGGCCCTGGAAGAACCCTTCGAGGACGTCGTGGAACGCGGTTTCCGGGGTGTGCGTGGTATTGGTGCCACCCTGGGTGCCGAGCTGCGCGAATACGCCGTGTCCGGGCAACTTCCCAGTTTCGAAGCGGCCGCCGCGCTCGTGCCGCCGGGGGTCCTGAGTCTTTTTCGGGTGCGTGGACTGGGACCGAAAAAGATTCAGGCCCTGTGGCGCAGTGGCGTCAGCTCCCTCGAGGAGTTGCGTGAAGCCTGTCTTGACGGACGCGTCGCGGCCCTCAAGGGCTTTGGCGCCAAAAGCCAGACGGCCATCCTGGAAAACGTCGAGTTCGCCTTGCGTGCGCAGGGCCGCCAGCACCTTTCGACTGCCTGCACGGTGGCCGAGCAGCTCTGCCGCTCGCTCTCGGGCTTTTCGCCGTGCGTGGCGGGCAGCCTCCGGCGCGGTCTGGAAAGCGCGGGCGACGTGGACCTCACGGTGACCGGAGAGCGTGACGCGGTGCGTTCAGCCCTCGATGGACTGGTCAGCGACCTGAGGCACGCTCCGCACCCGGCCTGGCAGGGCGAGGTGAACGGCGTTCCCGTCGAGGTCGGCTACGCCAGCGCCGAGACGCGAGGCGCCCTCGATTTGATGTGTACGGGCGGCGCACTGCGCACAGAGGTGCTGCGACACGCCGAGCAGCGTGGTTTCACCCTGGACAGCCACGGCCTGCGGCGTGAGGGAAGGCTCATTCCGACGCCCGATGAGGCGGATGTTTTCGCGGCGCTCGAAGTGCCCTTCGTGCCTCCCGAGTACCGTGAGGAGGAACACCAGCGGTATGGCATCGATCAGCTGCCCCCTGCAGAAGAACTGCTGCGCAGCGAAGACATCCTGGGGCTGCTGCACACCCACTCGACCTGGTCCGACGGCACTGCCAGCCTCCGCGAAATGGCCGAGGAAGCCCGGCGGGTGACGCAGGGCCAGGGTTATCTGGGTACGGGCGACCATTCAGTGAGCGCACACTACGCGGGCGGCCTCAGCATCGAACGGCTGCGCGAGCAGGTGCGGGAAGTGCGAGAACTGCAGCGTGCGGGCCTACCGATCCTGGCCGGAGCGGAGGTAGATATCCTCGAAGACGGCTCGCTCGACTATCCCGACGAAGTCCTCGCCGATCTCGATTACGTGGTCGCCAGCGTTCACAGCTACTTCCAGCTCGACGCGGCGCGCCAGACAGAGCGGCTCGTGCGGGCGGTGTCGCATCCGCTGGTAACCATCCTGGGCCACCCGACCGGACGCCTGCTGCTGCGCCGCCCTCCGTACGAACTCGATCTGGACGCCGTGCTGCAGGCGGCCAGCGAGCGGGGTACGGTGGTGGAGATCAACGCCAACCCTTACCGTCTCGACCTCGACTGGCGCGAGGTGCTGCGCTGGCGGGGACGCTTGCAGTTTGCCATCAACACTGACGCGCACGTGCTGTCCGGGCTGCGTGACTCGCGTTACGGCGTGATGGTGGCGCGCAAGGCCGGGCTGAGACGACAGGATGTCGTGAATCACCTGAGCCTGGACGCCTTTCAGGCCTTTGTAAAGCAGCAGCGCCTTACGCGCGCCATCTAA
- a CDS encoding TRAP transporter substrate-binding protein yields the protein MNRRKFLKGAGAAVAVSTVFSPYSFAQNRNVRWRLASSFPKSLDTIFGGADVIADRVNKMSGGAFQIRIFEAGELVPGTQVLDAVQAGTVECGHSAGYYYVGKEATLGFATAVPFGLTADQQNAWMYHGGGLDLLRGVYDKFGIVQFPAGNTGTQMGGWFKREVKTAADLKGLKMRIPGIGGQLMARLGVNVQLLPGGEVYLALDRGAIDAAEWVGPYDDEKLGLHKAAKFYYYPGFWEPSATLDLMVNKREYERLPAEFREMLATAAAEANMSMLAEYNAKNQAALQRLVKGGTQLRRFSNDIMNAGRKEMDALHAENAAKNADYRRVYAAFQSFGKNVRAWHNTAQQTYNNYANTK from the coding sequence ATGAACCGTAGAAAGTTCCTAAAGGGCGCTGGGGCCGCTGTTGCCGTCAGCACCGTGTTTTCGCCGTACAGCTTCGCTCAGAACCGCAACGTCCGCTGGCGTCTGGCCAGCTCCTTTCCCAAGTCGCTCGACACCATCTTCGGTGGCGCGGACGTCATCGCGGACCGCGTCAACAAGATGTCGGGCGGCGCCTTTCAGATCCGCATCTTCGAAGCGGGTGAACTCGTGCCCGGAACCCAGGTGCTCGACGCCGTGCAGGCGGGCACTGTGGAGTGCGGACACTCTGCCGGTTACTACTACGTCGGCAAGGAAGCAACCCTCGGTTTTGCCACGGCGGTGCCGTTTGGACTGACCGCCGATCAGCAGAACGCCTGGATGTACCACGGAGGCGGCCTGGACCTGCTGCGCGGTGTGTACGACAAATTCGGCATCGTGCAGTTCCCGGCGGGCAACACCGGCACCCAGATGGGCGGCTGGTTCAAGAGGGAAGTCAAGACGGCTGCCGATCTCAAGGGCCTCAAGATGCGCATTCCCGGCATCGGTGGTCAGCTGATGGCCCGACTGGGCGTCAACGTCCAGCTGCTCCCCGGTGGTGAGGTCTACCTGGCCCTTGACCGCGGCGCCATCGACGCGGCCGAGTGGGTCGGTCCATACGACGACGAGAAACTCGGTCTGCACAAGGCAGCCAAGTTCTACTACTACCCCGGCTTCTGGGAGCCCAGCGCGACGCTCGATCTGATGGTCAACAAGCGCGAGTACGAGCGTCTGCCCGCCGAGTTCCGCGAAATGCTGGCGACAGCCGCAGCCGAGGCGAACATGTCGATGCTCGCCGAGTACAACGCCAAGAACCAGGCCGCGCTGCAGCGCCTGGTCAAGGGTGGCACGCAACTGCGCCGCTTCTCCAACGATATCATGAACGCCGGGCGCAAGGAGATGGACGCGCTGCACGCCGAGAATGCCGCCAAGAACGCCGATTACCGGCGCGTGTACGCGGCTTTCCAGTCCTTCGGCAAAAATGTCCGGGCGTGGCATAACACCGCGCAGCAGACGTATAACAACTACGCCAACACCAAGTAA
- a CDS encoding histidinol-phosphatase HisJ family protein — translation MHTPLCQHATGTPLEMARAALDAGLAGITFTDHMPMPAWYDAPWRMRRDQLDHYVSSVREAQSAFASRLEVRLGLEADFHPGTEHWIEEVLSAHEWDYVIGSVHYIGAWGFDNPEFQDEYERRDPGALYRSYYALIEGAARSGLFDAIGHLDLPKKFGLRAPEDGPALAALDVIAARGLALDFNTAGWRKVVGEAYPSPELTYQAVARGIPFVLGSDAHSPEEVGYRLGDARQLLLEEGARVVTFKARILQEEDSEAQRG, via the coding sequence ATGCACACTCCACTGTGCCAGCACGCCACCGGCACCCCGCTGGAAATGGCGCGGGCCGCGCTCGACGCCGGCCTGGCCGGAATCACCTTCACGGACCACATGCCCATGCCGGCCTGGTACGACGCGCCCTGGCGCATGCGCCGCGATCAGCTCGACCACTATGTCAGCTCGGTCCGCGAAGCCCAGAGCGCGTTTGCCAGCCGGCTGGAGGTGCGTCTGGGGCTCGAGGCCGACTTTCATCCCGGCACCGAGCACTGGATCGAGGAAGTCCTGAGCGCCCACGAGTGGGATTACGTCATCGGCAGCGTGCACTACATCGGCGCCTGGGGATTTGACAATCCCGAATTTCAGGACGAGTACGAACGCCGTGACCCGGGCGCGCTGTACCGCAGCTACTACGCGCTCATCGAAGGCGCCGCACGCAGCGGCCTCTTCGACGCCATCGGTCACCTCGATCTGCCCAAGAAATTCGGTCTGCGCGCTCCTGAGGACGGGCCCGCCCTGGCAGCGCTGGATGTGATTGCCGCGCGGGGCCTGGCGCTCGATTTCAACACGGCCGGGTGGCGCAAGGTAGTCGGGGAAGCCTATCCTTCACCCGAACTGACCTATCAGGCGGTCGCGCGCGGCATTCCCTTCGTGCTGGGCAGCGACGCGCACTCCCCGGAAGAAGTCGGCTACCGCCTGGGCGACGCCCGGCAGCTCCTGTTGGAAGAAGGCGCGCGGGTCGTCACCTTCAAGGCGCGCATTCTGCAGGAAGAGGACAGTGAGGCGCAGCGTGGATAA
- a CDS encoding acyl-CoA thioesterase yields MDSPTPRTLAPRSSARMLELVFPKDTNYLGTAFGGFVLSLMDKAASVAAVRHSRRAVVTARMDGVDFHVPIRAGDAVALEAEVTRVGRTSMTVRVDVYREQLASGEQQLATSGTFVFVAVDDQGRPVAVPPLSAASSPD; encoded by the coding sequence ATGGACTCTCCCACCCCGCGTACGCTGGCCCCTCGCTCCTCGGCGAGAATGCTGGAGCTGGTGTTTCCCAAGGACACCAACTACCTCGGAACGGCCTTTGGCGGCTTCGTGCTGAGCCTGATGGACAAGGCAGCGTCGGTGGCTGCCGTGCGCCATTCCCGCCGCGCAGTGGTCACTGCCCGCATGGATGGCGTCGATTTTCACGTGCCCATTCGCGCCGGGGACGCCGTGGCGCTCGAAGCCGAGGTCACCCGGGTGGGCCGGACCAGCATGACCGTGCGCGTCGACGTCTACCGCGAACAGCTGGCCAGCGGCGAGCAACAGCTGGCCACCAGCGGCACCTTCGTGTTCGTGGCGGTGGACGATCAGGGCCGCCCGGTAGCGGTGCCGCCCCTGAGCGCTGCGTCCTCACCGGACTGA
- a CDS encoding TRAP transporter large permease, whose translation MDGILGSIMFFGALVLIFSGYPVAFALAGTAILFGLLGLATDQFSIGLVRALPDRIFGTMSNFTLLAIPYFVFMGNMLGKSGIAEELLRTAGLLFGRLRGGLAVAVILVGTLLAATTGVVAATVVTMGLISLPIMLRYGYDKGLASGVIAASGTLGQVIPPSVVLVVVGSVLGVSVGDLFLGSIVPGLMLSALYIVYTLIVAGTRWQAAPALPPEEVNIPRAQLAMQVVRAMFPPLILILLVLGSIFFGVASATEAGAVGAIGALILAAMNRRLGWRNLYSVLDGTARLTTFVIFILIGSTAFALVFRALDGDIFMQELLANLPGGTTGFLIVAMVSVFILGCFLDFFEIAFIILPLLAPVARELGIDPVWFGIILGVNLQTSFLTPPFGFSLFYLKGVAPPAVRTADIYRGVLPFIGIQLLVLLLVIFFPVLTSLRAAGP comes from the coding sequence ATGGATGGAATTCTGGGCTCCATCATGTTTTTCGGGGCGCTCGTCCTGATTTTCAGCGGCTATCCGGTGGCCTTTGCGCTGGCCGGTACGGCCATTCTGTTCGGCCTGCTCGGGCTGGCAACTGATCAGTTCAGCATTGGACTGGTGCGCGCACTTCCCGACCGCATCTTCGGCACCATGAGCAACTTCACGCTGCTGGCCATTCCGTACTTCGTGTTCATGGGCAATATGCTCGGGAAGTCAGGGATCGCCGAGGAGCTGCTGCGTACGGCAGGTCTGCTCTTTGGGCGTCTGCGCGGAGGCCTGGCCGTCGCGGTGATTCTGGTGGGCACGCTGCTGGCCGCCACCACCGGCGTCGTGGCGGCCACGGTCGTCACCATGGGCCTGATCTCGTTGCCAATCATGCTGCGCTACGGGTATGACAAGGGGCTCGCGAGTGGTGTCATTGCCGCTTCCGGCACCCTGGGACAGGTCATTCCGCCTTCGGTGGTGCTGGTGGTGGTGGGCAGCGTGCTGGGCGTGTCGGTGGGTGACCTGTTTCTCGGGTCCATCGTGCCGGGACTGATGCTCTCGGCACTGTACATCGTGTATACCCTGATCGTGGCCGGAACCCGCTGGCAGGCGGCGCCTGCCCTGCCCCCCGAGGAAGTCAACATTCCACGCGCGCAGCTGGCCATGCAGGTCGTGCGGGCGATGTTCCCCCCGCTCATTCTGATTCTGCTGGTGCTGGGCTCGATTTTCTTCGGTGTGGCCTCGGCCACCGAGGCCGGCGCGGTGGGCGCCATCGGGGCGCTGATCCTGGCCGCCATGAACCGCCGCCTCGGCTGGCGCAACCTGTATTCGGTACTGGACGGTACGGCCCGTCTGACGACCTTCGTGATCTTTATCCTGATCGGCTCGACGGCCTTCGCCCTGGTCTTCCGCGCGCTGGACGGCGACATCTTCATGCAGGAATTGCTGGCCAACCTGCCCGGCGGCACCACGGGCTTTCTGATCGTGGCGATGGTTTCGGTGTTCATCCTGGGCTGTTTCCTCGACTTTTTCGAGATCGCCTTTATCATTCTGCCGCTGCTCGCCCCGGTGGCCCGCGAGCTGGGCATCGATCCAGTCTGGTTCGGCATCATCCTGGGCGTGAACCTGCAGACTTCGTTCCTGACGCCACCTTTCGGGTTTTCGCTCTTCTATCTCAAAGGTGTCGCGCCGCCTGCTGTGCGGACCGCTGACATCTACCGGGGAGTGTTGCCCTTCATCGGTATTCAGCTGCTGGTGTTGCTGCTGGTCATTTTCTTCCCGGTGCTGACTTCGCTGCGCGCGGCAGGTCCGTAA